The Echinicola rosea genome has a segment encoding these proteins:
- a CDS encoding metallophosphoesterase family protein — protein MFSLKANGKAAFHSILFFSCSLMLLLVDNHAFGQKNDNVQIAFLADVHLQDVYADLGEGEFKGVYHPQTGKYATIRTMNAQIHSTRLFNENYFAFHEALKEVVAQGIKIVVLPGDFSDDGQPMNLKALNSILSEFSEAYGLRFYLTTGNHDPVTATRSPGGKYDFMGPGGKPQALVSDTSYLRHHLPADLPVAFSDQIAYGGYLDILEELGVFGFYPSEEDVFWTHPFEALDYEGYSFQKAEKNAVLANRYFDISAADSLLDLSYLVEPVEGIWLLGIDANVYFPVGGTGIFKGSSVGFNLAKDQKSHQLEWIKKIAKEAEKRGKILVSFSHYPLVEFNDGTDKLLKKTFGPEKFQLTRSPLPAISAAYADAGIKVHVAGHMHINDTGIFTSEIDNTLVNVQVPSLAAYPPAFKVLTFDQPGKIEVETHRLRKVQRMDEFFTLYKMEHDHLTAQHEPAIWKENILNATTYLDYTSHHLKELVRLRFIPNDWPENHTGKLLSLTGMELAYWATLENSDLRNKFLTDKTPNPKLFKQFSNSLKRQGIKKSWLADLGGQELITAFYFVKNGDQLAEEDMGKTTWKATTYLMESISNLTPDKKEAFGQFMVNFSSIFHSMLADIPSDHFMIDLVQGTIESKLRD, from the coding sequence ATGTTTTCTTTAAAAGCAAACGGAAAAGCTGCTTTTCATTCCATTCTATTTTTTTCATGTTCATTGATGCTCCTATTGGTGGATAATCATGCTTTCGGCCAGAAAAACGACAATGTGCAAATCGCTTTTCTGGCCGATGTGCATTTACAGGATGTGTACGCTGATTTAGGGGAAGGTGAATTTAAGGGAGTCTATCATCCCCAAACAGGGAAATATGCCACCATCCGAACAATGAATGCCCAAATCCACTCTACCAGACTATTTAATGAAAACTATTTCGCCTTCCATGAAGCACTGAAGGAAGTGGTCGCTCAAGGTATAAAAATAGTCGTATTGCCGGGGGATTTCAGCGATGATGGCCAACCGATGAACCTAAAAGCACTAAACAGCATTCTTTCCGAGTTTAGTGAAGCATACGGCCTACGTTTTTACCTTACCACGGGAAACCACGATCCGGTTACCGCTACAAGGAGCCCTGGCGGTAAATATGATTTTATGGGACCTGGAGGCAAACCACAAGCATTGGTCAGTGATACTAGCTACCTAAGACACCATCTTCCAGCAGACTTGCCCGTGGCTTTTTCGGATCAAATTGCCTATGGTGGTTATCTGGACATTTTGGAAGAGCTGGGAGTCTTTGGTTTTTATCCTTCTGAGGAAGACGTTTTTTGGACGCATCCATTCGAAGCATTGGACTATGAAGGCTATAGCTTCCAAAAAGCCGAAAAAAATGCAGTATTGGCCAATCGGTACTTTGATATCTCTGCTGCTGACTCCCTTCTGGACCTCAGTTACCTGGTAGAGCCTGTGGAAGGAATTTGGCTACTGGGCATCGATGCCAACGTTTACTTTCCTGTGGGAGGAACGGGGATTTTTAAAGGATCCAGTGTAGGCTTTAACCTTGCCAAAGACCAAAAAAGCCACCAACTGGAATGGATCAAAAAAATCGCCAAAGAAGCCGAAAAAAGAGGAAAAATCTTGGTTTCATTTAGTCATTATCCTCTGGTCGAGTTCAACGATGGCACCGATAAACTGCTCAAAAAGACTTTTGGTCCTGAAAAATTCCAATTGACACGTAGTCCGCTGCCTGCCATCTCTGCCGCCTACGCAGATGCAGGCATCAAAGTACACGTGGCCGGACATATGCACATCAATGACACCGGCATCTTTACGTCAGAAATCGACAACACCTTGGTCAATGTACAAGTGCCTTCCTTAGCGGCCTATCCACCGGCATTTAAAGTATTGACTTTTGATCAACCCGGTAAAATAGAAGTGGAAACCCACCGTCTCCGAAAAGTCCAAAGAATGGATGAATTCTTCACGCTGTATAAAATGGAACACGACCATTTGACGGCGCAACATGAACCTGCTATCTGGAAAGAAAACATCCTAAACGCTACCACTTACCTGGATTACACCAGCCACCATCTTAAGGAACTGGTCAGGCTTCGGTTTATTCCAAATGACTGGCCCGAAAACCACACAGGTAAATTGTTATCGCTTACCGGGATGGAATTGGCATACTGGGCTACACTAGAAAACAGCGATCTTCGAAATAAATTCTTGACCGATAAAACACCCAACCCCAAGCTTTTTAAGCAGTTCTCAAACAGCCTTAAGCGCCAGGGGATCAAAAAATCATGGTTGGCCGATCTGGGTGGGCAGGAGCTAATCACAGCATTTTATTTTGTCAAAAATGGAGATCAGTTGGCTGAGGAAGACATGGGGAAGACAACGTGGAAGGCCACAACATACCTGATGGAATCCATCTCCAACTTAACTCCCGATAAAAAGGAAGCCTTTGGACAATTTATGGTCAATTTTTCCAGTATATTCCATTCCATGTTAGCGGATATTCCTTCAGATCATTTTATGATCGATCTCGTGCAAGGCACTATAGAATCAAAGTTAAGAGATTGA
- a CDS encoding solute:sodium symporter family transporter produces the protein MNLTVLSFIGFTLFVAGYAWLKTRKENLDSEDGYFLGGRSLTGIVIAGSMIMTNISTEHLVGMNGSSYKNGFVIVAWEVTSALALIVAALYFVPRYLKMGLTTIPQYLENRFDAGIRSMVAFFLLVSFAITLLPIVLYTGAINIESLFNVSAVLNVSQEQGLWYTVLAVGGIGSIYAIFGGLKAVAVSDTINGYGLLLAGLMVPLIALFMIGDGNPLLGMEKVFEHSPEKFNVVGAKDSVLPFSTLFTGLVINQLYFWCMNQTIVQRALGAKNLKEAQKGLLYTGVLKLLVPFIIVLPGVIGYYYFGDSLYDQQDMVYPELVKKVLPAGLTGVFAAVIMGAVLSTFNSVLNSASTIFSIDIYKRLIKPGASSRQLVRAGKLSATALAITSILAAPMVANAPEGLFQLLQQLNGIFFIPIASIMLAGFFTKWVTPLAAKVALVTGLAFYVFTTFLLDIDIHFVHIWGIEFLLNVVIMFLVSYFRPLHVPASVPSLESIIPTTRWKHARLLSAILVIITVAIYILLGTI, from the coding sequence ATGAATTTGACCGTTTTATCATTTATTGGTTTTACACTGTTTGTTGCCGGTTATGCTTGGCTGAAAACCCGGAAAGAGAACCTTGATTCAGAAGACGGATATTTTTTAGGAGGAAGGAGCCTTACAGGGATCGTTATCGCGGGCTCCATGATCATGACCAATATTTCTACCGAGCACTTGGTAGGCATGAACGGTTCTTCTTATAAAAATGGTTTTGTTATCGTGGCTTGGGAAGTGACCTCGGCCCTGGCGCTGATTGTGGCTGCATTGTATTTTGTGCCGCGTTACCTTAAGATGGGCTTGACCACCATCCCGCAATACCTAGAAAATCGGTTTGACGCTGGCATAAGGTCAATGGTGGCCTTTTTCCTGTTGGTATCTTTTGCCATCACACTGTTGCCCATCGTGCTTTATACCGGAGCCATTAATATCGAGAGCCTTTTTAATGTATCAGCGGTATTGAACGTGAGTCAGGAACAGGGGCTATGGTACACTGTCTTGGCGGTCGGCGGTATTGGCTCAATTTATGCCATCTTTGGAGGTTTGAAAGCAGTCGCCGTTTCGGATACCATTAATGGATACGGCTTACTGTTGGCGGGGCTGATGGTGCCATTGATTGCGCTTTTTATGATCGGTGATGGCAATCCTCTCTTGGGAATGGAAAAGGTTTTTGAACACAGTCCCGAAAAATTCAATGTAGTTGGCGCCAAGGATTCCGTTTTGCCCTTCAGTACACTTTTTACAGGGCTGGTCATCAATCAGCTATATTTCTGGTGCATGAACCAGACCATTGTCCAACGTGCCCTGGGAGCCAAGAACCTGAAAGAGGCCCAAAAAGGTTTGCTATATACCGGTGTTTTGAAGCTTTTGGTTCCATTTATCATAGTTTTGCCAGGAGTGATCGGGTATTATTATTTTGGCGACAGCCTATATGATCAGCAGGACATGGTCTATCCTGAACTGGTAAAGAAAGTGCTCCCAGCAGGCTTGACTGGTGTATTTGCTGCCGTGATCATGGGAGCGGTACTCAGTACCTTTAATAGTGTGCTGAACAGTGCTTCTACCATCTTTAGTATTGATATTTATAAAAGGCTGATCAAGCCAGGAGCGAGCTCTAGGCAACTGGTAAGGGCCGGTAAATTATCGGCTACCGCCCTGGCTATTACGTCCATTTTGGCTGCCCCGATGGTTGCAAATGCCCCTGAAGGCCTCTTTCAATTATTACAACAATTAAACGGTATATTTTTTATTCCTATTGCATCTATTATGCTTGCGGGCTTTTTTACGAAATGGGTTACCCCTTTGGCGGCTAAAGTGGCTTTGGTAACCGGATTGGCGTTCTATGTCTTCACCACTTTCCTGTTGGATATTGATATCCATTTTGTCCATATTTGGGGAATTGAATTTTTGCTTAATGTGGTGATCATGTTTTTGGTGTCGTATTTTCGTCCCCTGCATGTACCGGCCAGCGTTCCTTCCCTAGAATCTATTATTCCCACGACAAGGTGGAAGCATGCCCGATTACTTTCGGCCATTTTGGTCATCATTACCGTAGCCATTTATATTTTGCTGGGAACAATTTAG
- a CDS encoding fibrobacter succinogenes major paralogous domain-containing protein, which produces MNKSPYYFLLLIFLFVSGCVQESIEEPKMGTVTFSKVTFEHFGNMSPNGRIAAESEWKHIFAESATLLITNKATGQEYTLEYDPNDFTEAYQIQLPFGEYSVFSEVEGGDFETFLPFTISGEFTLDETSLDISLQGSTEYGLVTVKKEFVQSANLDGAHELVICDQGKILYLYVKAGLSPTLTIYENFNGQALQKELAISAYNHYHFFLKLTESQGTVNFIELAIGPFEYHEEYFEIGGKNNDGTVTDADGNVYGVVKIGEQYWLAENLRATTYCDGTPLETHILPLYTYVITLGFNEQPDYALVKDDYFTSENIYYYSREVVMNEKNICPCNWHVSTEEDWIKLLRYINVPDEDLNMNVSGNDQKVADKLMAMDWPNSNGHLHPEVNITNSTGFTAYPHGYFRYESDESGEGLFRGHPQQAWWWSSKNDSLFTRMIQPLNSRTYPSAIHKSFNSERYWHEIVVNIRCVKD; this is translated from the coding sequence ATGAATAAATCTCCTTACTACTTTCTACTGCTTATATTTCTTTTTGTATCAGGCTGCGTGCAGGAAAGCATCGAAGAACCCAAAATGGGGACAGTTACCTTCTCCAAAGTCACTTTTGAGCATTTTGGGAATATGTCGCCAAACGGACGGATAGCGGCCGAATCGGAATGGAAGCATATCTTCGCAGAATCTGCCACGCTGCTCATCACCAACAAGGCCACTGGACAGGAATACACGTTGGAGTACGATCCCAATGACTTCACGGAAGCCTATCAGATCCAGCTGCCCTTTGGGGAATACTCGGTGTTCTCGGAAGTGGAAGGCGGGGATTTTGAGACCTTCCTGCCCTTTACCATTTCTGGGGAATTTACCTTGGACGAAACCAGCTTGGACATCAGCCTACAGGGCAGCACCGAATACGGGCTGGTGACGGTAAAAAAGGAATTTGTCCAATCCGCCAACCTCGACGGTGCGCATGAACTCGTGATCTGTGACCAAGGAAAGATCCTTTACCTATACGTCAAAGCAGGCCTATCTCCCACCCTCACCATCTATGAAAACTTCAATGGCCAAGCCCTGCAAAAGGAACTGGCCATTTCGGCTTACAATCATTATCACTTTTTCCTCAAACTGACCGAAAGTCAAGGAACGGTAAACTTTATTGAATTGGCCATTGGGCCATTTGAGTATCATGAGGAATATTTTGAGATCGGTGGAAAAAATAATGACGGCACCGTTACCGATGCAGATGGTAATGTGTATGGAGTGGTAAAAATAGGTGAGCAATATTGGTTAGCAGAAAATCTTCGTGCAACCACCTATTGCGATGGTACACCATTGGAAACCCATATACTGCCATTATATACCTATGTTATAACATTAGGCTTTAATGAACAGCCTGATTACGCCTTAGTAAAGGATGATTACTTTACCTCCGAAAATATTTATTACTACAGTCGTGAAGTAGTAATGAATGAAAAGAATATTTGCCCATGCAACTGGCATGTATCAACCGAGGAGGATTGGATAAAACTCCTCCGCTACATTAATGTCCCAGATGAAGACCTAAATATGAACGTAAGTGGGAATGACCAAAAAGTGGCCGACAAACTCATGGCAATGGACTGGCCAAACAGCAACGGTCATTTGCATCCTGAAGTGAATATCACCAATTCTACGGGATTTACAGCCTATCCTCATGGTTACTTCCGTTATGAAAGTGATGAGTCTGGAGAAGGGCTTTTTAGAGGCCACCCACAGCAAGCTTGGTGGTGGTCTTCCAAAAATGATTCCTTATTCACACGAATGATCCAGCCACTTAATAGCAGGACTTATCCTTCAGCAATTCACAAAAGCTTCAATTCGGAGCGGTACTGGCATGAGATAGTGGTGAACATCCGATGTGTCAAAGACTAA
- a CDS encoding SusC/RagA family TonB-linked outer membrane protein has protein sequence MKHVFPKKPWRLIASISGSMLDFPDRHLIKYCSRVFLLLLMVVISNFAQGQSSSISGTVISGEDQQPIPGATVLIKRTGTGTVTDLDGNFTLNVSNPAEAILTISFVGYVTQEVPVNNQSKLQITLAPDVAQLDEVVVVGYGETKRKDLTGSVVSMDSKNIQEANKVNAFQALQGQVAGVNIQAADNKPGGGFNVRIRGSNTINANETVEQGGFNPGQNPLFVVDGIFVNDISFLNPADIERMDVLKDASATAIYGSRGSNGVVIIETKKGTQGKMTVQYDNYIGVKEAYNLPDMLQGEEFVQYFRDAVVGNFYASGDFSVLPEDVNLADYMRPNELENVANGDYVNWIDLIQHNGMQQNHTLSLNGGNDKTVYGIGVAYTQDEGTFEGEDYERYTIRGNLSSQLSELISVSFNNYASFALRNEGSREGLRSAYRLRPTGTPFEQNGDPQFFPLQGETFITNPLFEADNITRETRTLNYLSNLSLSFTPTKNLKISSNFSPNIEFSRYGEYRGRYAKSTSGQQVNTRAEVNNRNRISYTWDNIVNYNLEFGSDHRLNNTFVYSLFMDRYENYLMQRRNYSTDEFLFYNIDAGSDLRTAEGGFSKQTLESYTARINYAFKDKYLLTLTGRYDGSSILSDQNKWAFFPSAAFAWRIIDEGFMKEQQFIADLKLRLSYGETGNNGTGGGLVPLGSLSLIGNNFTNLGDQISQTAYVTNLANQDLTWEKTKEFNFGLDFGFFNNRLYGSLDIYHRKNTGIIFFRPISTVTGFSGVFQNVGEAENKGIELGLNSVNIHTGDFKWTTSLNFAKNNNKITKLYGDLDQILFGVQAGSYVHKVGEPVGSIYSYVFDGIWQMDEVDEAQSYGQQPGQVRVRDLNDDGTIDADDRTVIGSNMPKWSGGIANTFNYKNWDFTFFVRTNQGAVSASYFHISHSGGFDSTPARFNSLQTNYWTPDNPSNEWYQPSNNGPFSEPLTYHDVSFVKVGYITLGYNFKQNILDALKIQSLRLYFTAQNPFTFTNYEGWDPENAARNSWGSAYMSRIFMGGINVKF, from the coding sequence ATGAAACACGTTTTCCCAAAAAAACCATGGCGTCTTATCGCTTCGATTTCAGGTTCCATGCTTGATTTCCCCGATAGGCATCTCATTAAATACTGTTCAAGAGTGTTTTTGCTGCTCTTGATGGTAGTCATTTCGAATTTCGCCCAAGGGCAGTCCTCATCCATTTCAGGCACGGTAATTTCGGGTGAAGACCAACAGCCTATTCCCGGTGCCACGGTGTTGATCAAGCGTACAGGGACGGGCACAGTGACCGACTTGGACGGAAATTTTACACTGAATGTGAGTAACCCCGCAGAAGCTATCTTGACGATTTCTTTTGTAGGCTATGTTACCCAAGAAGTACCCGTAAACAATCAAAGTAAGCTGCAGATTACCCTTGCGCCAGATGTGGCACAGCTTGATGAAGTAGTGGTGGTCGGTTATGGAGAGACCAAGCGGAAGGACCTCACCGGATCAGTAGTGTCCATGGATTCCAAAAATATCCAGGAGGCGAATAAAGTAAATGCCTTCCAGGCCCTTCAAGGGCAGGTGGCAGGAGTGAATATCCAGGCTGCGGATAACAAACCGGGCGGTGGATTTAATGTAAGAATCCGAGGCTCCAATACCATTAATGCCAATGAAACCGTCGAACAAGGCGGCTTTAACCCCGGGCAAAATCCGCTTTTTGTGGTGGATGGGATATTTGTGAATGACATTTCATTCCTTAATCCAGCAGATATTGAACGGATGGACGTTTTAAAGGATGCCTCCGCAACGGCCATCTACGGTTCTCGCGGTAGTAACGGGGTGGTGATCATCGAAACCAAAAAAGGCACGCAAGGAAAAATGACCGTGCAGTATGATAACTATATCGGTGTGAAAGAAGCCTATAATCTTCCTGATATGCTCCAAGGAGAAGAATTTGTCCAATATTTCAGGGATGCCGTAGTAGGAAACTTTTACGCCTCAGGAGACTTCAGTGTTTTACCGGAAGATGTCAATCTAGCCGATTATATGCGGCCAAATGAACTGGAAAATGTGGCCAATGGGGATTATGTCAATTGGATCGACCTGATCCAGCATAATGGTATGCAGCAAAACCATACCTTAAGCCTAAATGGAGGAAATGACAAGACCGTTTATGGAATCGGTGTCGCTTATACACAGGATGAAGGAACCTTCGAAGGGGAGGATTACGAACGATACACGATTCGTGGCAATCTAAGCAGCCAGTTGTCAGAGCTTATTTCAGTTTCCTTTAACAACTACGCTTCCTTTGCATTAAGGAACGAAGGTAGCCGTGAAGGATTAAGAAGTGCGTATCGTTTGCGTCCTACCGGTACTCCCTTTGAGCAAAATGGAGACCCGCAGTTTTTCCCATTGCAAGGAGAGACGTTTATTACGAATCCCCTTTTTGAGGCTGATAATATAACGAGGGAAACCAGGACCCTGAATTATTTGAGTAACCTGTCCCTTTCGTTTACCCCTACCAAAAACCTCAAAATAAGTTCTAATTTTTCACCAAATATTGAGTTTAGCAGGTATGGGGAATATCGTGGACGATATGCCAAATCCACCAGTGGACAACAAGTGAATACGCGCGCAGAAGTAAATAACCGTAACCGCATTTCCTACACCTGGGATAACATTGTCAATTATAACCTTGAATTTGGCAGTGATCACCGGTTGAATAATACTTTTGTGTATTCGCTGTTTATGGATCGGTATGAAAATTACCTGATGCAACGGAGAAACTACAGTACCGATGAGTTTCTGTTTTATAACATCGACGCCGGTTCGGATCTTCGGACAGCGGAGGGTGGGTTTTCGAAACAGACCTTGGAGTCCTACACTGCCCGGATAAACTATGCCTTTAAAGACAAGTACCTGTTGACCCTGACGGGGCGTTATGATGGATCATCCATCTTGTCCGATCAAAACAAATGGGCTTTCTTTCCTTCTGCGGCCTTTGCTTGGAGGATCATTGATGAAGGGTTTATGAAAGAACAGCAATTCATTGCAGATCTAAAACTACGGCTTAGTTATGGAGAAACCGGCAATAACGGCACAGGAGGTGGCTTGGTGCCCCTGGGGTCCCTCTCCCTTATTGGTAATAACTTCACCAATTTAGGAGACCAAATTTCCCAAACGGCGTATGTCACCAACCTGGCCAACCAGGATTTGACGTGGGAGAAAACCAAAGAATTTAACTTTGGACTGGATTTTGGCTTCTTCAATAACCGACTTTACGGATCATTGGACATTTATCACAGGAAAAATACCGGAATCATTTTCTTTAGACCAATCTCCACGGTTACAGGTTTTTCGGGAGTATTCCAAAATGTGGGGGAAGCCGAGAACAAAGGGATAGAATTGGGCTTAAATTCCGTAAACATCCATACGGGTGATTTCAAATGGACCACATCCCTGAATTTTGCCAAAAACAATAACAAGATCACCAAACTTTATGGAGATTTGGACCAAATTCTATTCGGTGTCCAAGCGGGATCCTATGTACATAAGGTGGGAGAACCTGTTGGTTCAATTTATTCTTACGTCTTTGACGGGATCTGGCAGATGGACGAAGTGGACGAGGCCCAAAGTTACGGTCAGCAGCCTGGGCAGGTTCGGGTAAGGGACCTGAACGATGATGGTACCATTGATGCAGACGACCGTACGGTGATCGGCTCCAATATGCCCAAATGGAGTGGGGGAATTGCCAATACCTTCAATTATAAGAATTGGGATTTTACCTTCTTTGTAAGGACCAACCAAGGAGCTGTATCGGCCAGTTATTTTCATATTTCCCACTCGGGTGGATTTGATTCCACACCTGCTCGCTTCAACAGCCTACAGACCAACTACTGGACCCCGGACAATCCATCCAATGAATGGTACCAGCCTAGCAATAACGGGCCATTTTCCGAGCCACTTACTTATCATGATGTGTCGTTCGTGAAAGTAGGGTACATTACCTTGGGTTATAATTTTAAGCAAAATATTTTGGATGCCCTGAAAATCCAAAGCTTGAGATTGTACTTTACCGCACAGAATCCCTTCACCTTTACCAATTATGAAGGCTGGGATCCTGAAAATGCCGCTCGAAACAGCTGGGGGTCAGCCTATATGTCCAGGATATTTATGGGCGGTATCAATGTTAAATTTTAA
- a CDS encoding REP-associated tyrosine transposase, producing MKSINKPYSITDQNGIYFLTLTVLDWLDVFTRKEFKIEVVDSLNYCIKQKGLELYAWCLMSNHLHLLGRVKEPLRMSDFLRDFKRHIGRKITDSLKIESFESRRTWILERMKFKASQVKRVENYKFWEDDNRAIWIESHKFMDQKLQYIHNNPVKAMIVEHPEEYLFSSAKDYAGMKGLVDVVLV from the coding sequence ATGAAATCTATAAACAAACCATATTCTATCACTGACCAAAATGGAATTTATTTCCTTACATTGACAGTATTGGATTGGCTAGATGTCTTTACAAGAAAGGAGTTTAAAATAGAAGTTGTCGACAGTTTGAACTATTGTATAAAGCAAAAAGGATTAGAGCTGTATGCTTGGTGTCTTATGAGTAATCACCTCCATCTTTTGGGAAGAGTTAAAGAGCCGCTGAGAATGAGCGACTTTTTAAGGGATTTTAAGAGGCATATAGGCAGAAAAATAACGGATAGCTTAAAAATAGAAAGTTTTGAGTCTAGAAGAACGTGGATATTGGAGAGGATGAAGTTTAAGGCTAGCCAAGTCAAGCGTGTAGAAAATTATAAGTTTTGGGAAGATGATAATCGTGCAATTTGGATTGAGTCACACAAGTTCATGGACCAAAAACTTCAGTATATTCATAATAATCCTGTCAAGGCGATGATAGTAGAGCATCCTGAGGAATATCTTTTCAGCAGTGCAAAGGATTATGCTGGAATGAAGGGTTTGGTGGACGTAGTGTTGGTATGA
- a CDS encoding LacI family DNA-binding transcriptional regulator has translation MKKRPSTITDIARALNIAASTVSRALHDSPSISNETKQAVIKMAKQMDYQPNMLAVSLLSKRTKTIGVIVPEITSYFFSTVISGVQDMVNEAGYKLVICQSNESFEEEQKLIETLALNRVDGFLISPASKTMKFSHLERLRTSGIPVVVFDRDCPGFEADRVLVDDFDGAFQAVEYLIKTGCRRIAHIAGPKNLTTCQHRMDGYAKALQKHHLSVEEDLIERVEGFTSEDGEEATKLLLNLHSPPDAIFAINDAVAIGAMAIIRERGLRIPEDISIVGFDDEPYSKYFHPSLTSVWQPVYELGMLSSKILMNHLSSEIDNPHYRYELLKPELIIRKSSKDL, from the coding sequence ATGAAAAAAAGACCCAGCACCATAACCGACATTGCCAGGGCGTTGAATATCGCCGCTTCCACCGTTTCCCGGGCCTTGCACGATAGTCCGTCCATCAGCAACGAAACCAAGCAAGCGGTAATCAAAATGGCCAAGCAAATGGATTATCAACCCAATATGCTTGCCGTAAGCCTTTTGAGCAAAAGGACCAAGACCATTGGAGTGATCGTTCCGGAGATCACCAGTTATTTTTTTTCTACGGTCATCAGCGGTGTCCAGGATATGGTAAATGAAGCAGGCTACAAGCTGGTGATCTGCCAATCCAATGAATCCTTCGAAGAGGAACAAAAGCTGATCGAAACACTCGCCCTGAACAGGGTAGATGGTTTTCTGATTTCCCCGGCCTCCAAAACCATGAAATTTTCACACCTTGAGCGGCTAAGGACTTCAGGGATTCCAGTGGTGGTATTTGATAGGGATTGTCCCGGTTTTGAAGCGGATAGGGTATTGGTAGATGATTTTGATGGAGCTTTTCAAGCTGTAGAGTACTTGATCAAAACGGGGTGTAGGCGGATTGCTCATATTGCAGGCCCCAAAAACCTGACTACCTGTCAACACCGAATGGACGGCTATGCCAAAGCCTTGCAAAAGCACCACTTGTCAGTCGAAGAGGACTTGATCGAAAGGGTAGAAGGGTTTACCTCCGAAGATGGGGAAGAAGCGACCAAACTGCTGCTGAACCTCCATTCACCACCTGATGCGATTTTTGCAATAAACGACGCCGTGGCGATTGGGGCGATGGCGATTATCCGTGAGCGAGGACTAAGGATTCCAGAGGATATTTCTATCGTTGGGTTTGATGATGAGCCTTATAGTAAATATTTTCACCCCTCCCTGACTTCTGTTTGGCAGCCTGTATATGAGCTTGGGATGCTTTCTTCGAAGATTCTGATGAACCACCTTTCGTCTGAAATCGATAACCCGCATTATCGGTATGAACTGCTAAAACCTGAACTCATCATCCGAAAATCATCCAAAGATTTGTAA